Part of the Natrialbaceae archaeon AArc-T1-2 genome, GCGACCGGCGACGGGATCGCCATGGCCGCCCTGGCGGGAGCCGACGTCAGAGACCTCGAGTACGTCCAGTTTCACCCCACTGCCTACGACGGCGAGGATCCGTTCTTGCTCTCGGAGGCCATTCGCGGTGAGGGGGCGGTCCTTCGCAACGGCGACGGCGAGCGGTTCATGCCCGAGTACCACCCCGACGCCGACCTCGCGCCGCGTGATGTCGTTTCCCGCGCGGTCGCACGCGAACGCGAGGCCACCGGCGAGGTCGTCCTCGACGTGAGCCCACTCGAGGACGGCTTCGCGGCCGAGTTCCCGACGATCGCCGAGACCTGTCGCGACCGCGGCATCGAGGGCGAACAGATTCCCGTCGCACCCTGCGAGCACTTCCTCTGTGGCGGGATCGACGTCGACGAGTACGGTCGGACCACGCTTGACCGGCTCTACGCCGTCGGCGAGTGTTCCCGTACAGGCGTCCACGGCGCGAACCGGCTCGCGAGTACGAGTCTGCTCGAGGGGCTGGTCTGGGGGCTTCGGGCCGGCGAAGATGCAGTCGGTCGTGAGTCCGAGGTCGTCGACGCGCCCGACCTACGAAACAGCGACCCCGCCCTTCCGGAGCGGTTCGCCGCGGAGAAGTTCACCCGTCTCCGGAAAACGATGGACGAATATCTCGGCTTAGAGCGCGATCCGGACAGAGTCTCCCGCGCCGGCGCGGTGTTGCGACGGCTCAAAGGCGAGGTCGACGCCTACGTCCGAACCCGGACCTCCCGCGAACTGTACGAGCTCCGTCACGCGACCGTGACCGCGCTGTTGATCACGCGGGCGGCAGCCGAGAACACGGAGTCGGCCGGTTGTCACCGCGTGAGCGAGGACACAGGCGCGACGGCTGACTGATCAGCCGTCCTCGAGCAAGCCCAGTTCCTCGGCCACCAGGTCCGCGATCCGGTCGGCGACGTCCGGATCGACCCGTGCGATCGCTTCCCCGTCGTGTAACTGCGCGTTGTGTCGCTCGAGGCTGTCCGCGACGTCGGCAAGCGGGATCCGCGAGGTCGTCTCGCACTCGGGACAGACGATCGGCACCCGCGGTTCGGTTCCGGACTCGTTCGACGAGGTCATCTTCCTGGAGTCTCGTTGCGACCGTTAAAACTCACGTGGTTCGTCCACGATGAGGCCGCGTCGTCGGTGTGACGGGTCCACCCGTCACGGTCACGGGACGGTGTGAGGCCTCGAGCGAGGAGAAGACGACAACTGTTATCGTCACGGCGGCACCTGTCGGCTAGTAGATGCTCACCGACACCCAGATCGAGCGCTGGCTCCGCGAGGACGTCGGTCACCACGACGTGACGAACGACGTGCCCGGAGAGACGACCGGCCGGCTCGTCGCGAAAGAGGGAGGCGTCGTCGCCGGCCTCGAAGCCGCCGTCGCCGTTTTCGAATACCTCGGCGTCACGACCGACGACTCGCTGACGGACGGCACTCGAATCGAGGCGGGCGACGAACTGCTTCGCGTGACTGGGCCAGCCCGCGCCGTACTCCGTGGCGAGCGCGTCGCTGTCAACCTCGTCGGGCACGCCTCCGGCGTCGCCTCCCGCACCCGCCGGGCGGTCGACGCCGCCAACGAGGACGTCCGCATCGCCGCCACCCGGAAAACGACGCCCGGCCTGCGCGGCCTCGAGAAACGCGCCGTCGTCGCCGGCGGCGGCGACACCCACCGGCTCGATCTCTCGCACATGGTCATGGTGAAGGACAACCACGTCGCCGAGCTCGGCCTCGAGGAGGCCGTCTCCCACTTCCGCAAACGGGTCTCGTTCGCGACGAAAATCGAGGTCGAGGTCGAGACCGTCGGCGACGCCCCGCGTGCGGCCGAGGCGGGTGCCGACGTCGTCTTGCTCGATAACATGTCTCCCGAGGACGTACGGGAGGCCGTCGACGCACTCGAGGCCTACGACGGTGTGCTCGCGGAGGCAAGCGGCGGCATCACCGTAGCGGACGTGCCGGCCTACGCCGCGACGGGCGTCGACGTGATCTCGATGGGATCGCTGACTCACTCCGCGCCGAGCCTGGACTGCTCTTTCTATACTGATATGTAGAAGCAACCAATAATACTTTTCAATAGATTTAATAGTATATGGGAAAAATAATAGTCAGTGAGTGGAGAAATAACGGAAGCGGACGTCCAGAGGGTGAACTGGGTCGCGATAACATTCGCAGCGATGGGCGGGATCGGACACGGGTACGTCGCTCACCTGATAGTCGAGAACGCCGTTCTCACGGTGCTCGTCGCTGTGGCCGTCGGAGTCGGGCTGTATCTCTTTGTTCCCTACGCGCTGTGGATGGCCTCGTTGCCGGACCAAGCCCCGGCGGAGCTAGTACCGCAACCGGGCGTTTTACACCGGGGCGCTACCGGCCTCTCTCTGCTCGTGGCATCGATCGTGGTACTCTCGGCTGGAATGGTCGTCGAGTCGACCGCGGTCCCGATCCTGTTCGGAGTCGTCTGCGGCGCCGTCTTGCTGTTCGTGCTGTCGTATGCACTAGACAGGCCGGCCGACGTGGCCGACGCTGCCACCTGACGGCACTCGAGTTTTCACCTCCGACCGCGAACGGGCGACCGTGACCGAACCGATCTACGCGTGCGAGGACCACGGCTTCTACGAGGGCACGGACTGTCCCATCTGTGGCTCGAGCGGGACGTCTCTCCTGTCGGGCGGTCGCCGCCGCACCCTCTCGAAGTACCTAAGCGGCGCGCTCCGGCACTACCCCGACAATGCCGGCCTCGAACTCGACGGCCGCGGGTGGACCGACGACGACGATCTCGTGGCGGCTGCCTGCAGGCGGTACGCGTGGGTGCGTCCGGAACACGTCGAGGCCGTGATCGCGACCGACCCGAAAGGGCGATTCGAGTGGACGGGTGCCGACGACGGCGGCACCGAGCGAGTCCGAGCCGCCTACGGTCACTCCGTCGACGTCGACCTCGAGCCGACCGACGCGCCGGTTCCGGACGACCTCTACCACGGGACCGCATCGGACAACCTCGAGTCGATCCTCGAAGAGGGGCTCCGCCCGATGGCTCGCCAGCGGGTCCACCTCTCGCACAGCCCCGCGTCCGCACGGCGGGTCGGCCGTCGGCATACGGACGACCCCGTCCTGCTCGTGGTCGACGCCGCGGCGATGCTCGCGGACGGACGCCGGATCGCGAAACGAGGCCGGGAGACGTACACGACCGAGTGGGTGCCGCCTGCGTATCTCGCGGTCGCCGACGAACGATCGGAGACCGATCCCGATCCGTAGCGGTAACGCTGTCGGAGCCGACGCGAGGGTCACGCGTCGGTCAGTCGTGACGTAGCAGCCGCTCGAGCGTCGAGTTACGCAAAAAACCGAGTAGTTGTATCGGAACCCGTAAACGCCGCCTTACAGGCGGGTGACGTTGGTCGCCCGGGGGCCCTTGGGGGCCTGCTCGATGCTGAATTCGACGTCTGTCCCTTCTTCGAGGTCCGGACCGCCAACGTCTTCCATGTGGAAGAATACGTCGTCGTCCGCGTCGTCCGTCGAAATGAAACCGTAGCCGCCAGTGTCGTTGAAGAAATCAACGTTGCCTTCTGCCATTGCCTCTGAACACAGAGGCGGTGTACAGATAAGTGTTCCGTGAGAATCAGGCACGTGATTTGTCTCTTCGAAGATACGCTGTGGACGGTTCGTGCCGCGAGAACAGCCACGGAACGCTCCAGCCCTCGAATGGAACGTAATCTGTCCCACCGCCGGTCCGGGCGAGAGCCACGTGACGCCGAGGCGGTTTATGTGGTTCGTGGCTCCTCGAGCGTCGCCGTCGAAAACAACGAGTCGAACACCTTCTGCTCTGCCTTGCGGAGGTGCTGGTGGAAGGTCGACGGCGCGACGCCCAGCGATTCGGCGACCTCCTCGCCGGACGTCTCGCGGGGCCACTCGAAGAACCCCGCGTGGTAGGCGACGTCCAGGGTTGTTCGCTGTCGGTCGGTGAGGCCCGATGCGAGACGTCGCGTGGCGTGCTGGGAAGCGTCTCGAGGCCGGCTGATCTGCTGACGACGGAGCATCTCGGCCTGCGGGTACGTCGTTTCGACGGCGTCGATGATCCGGCGAACGTCGGCACTCGGCGCGAGGTGGATCGTCATCTGGTAGTCGCCGTCCTCGAAGACGGCTCGTTCGATGTAGCCGCCGAGTGACGCGACGAGCGAGAGCACCGGTGGGTCCGTCAGGCGGAGTTCGAAACTGGCGGGATCGCCCTCCGAGCGGACGGTAACCGTAACCGACTCCCAGTGAGAACGCGTCTCGACGAGGCCGTCGAGGGTGTCGACCGCGTCCGGCGTCGCAGTTCCGTAGACGAGAAACTCGTCGTCGCCGACCGGGACCGCGTGTTCGATCGTAATACGGCCGTCCGTTTCGCCCGGAACGCCGAACGCCTCGAAGATGTCCTGGATCCGGAACTTGAGTTCGACGAGTTCGTCGCTCATCAGCGCACGCTTGCGCTCGGCTGCGGCGATGGCGTGACCGACGACCTGGCCGAGCTGGCCGATGAGTTCGCCTTCTCGCCCTTCGAACGCGCGTAGCCGTTCGGCGTAGACGTTCAGCGTTCCGTAGAGAGCGCCGTCGTGGCTGATCGGGATCGCCGCGGACGACCGAAACCCGTACGGCTCGATGTGATCTCGCCAGGGATCGTGCCTGGACTCGGCGTCGACGTCGTGTGTCGTCTGCATCTCGCCCGTCCGGAACGCCCTGCCGGTCGGTCCCTTGCTCCGTTCGTCGTCGGGATCGACCGAGATCGTTATTCCGTCGAGATACCCTTCGACGCCGGCTTCGGTCCGCAGGTTTACCGTCTGTGTCGCGGCGTCGACGTCGCCGATCCAGGCGAACAGGTACGAGTCGGACTCGGCGAGGTGCGTACAGACCGTCTCTTCGATCTCTTCGCGTGTCGACTGGCCGATGACGGCGTCCGTGATCTCGCTGACGACCTGGTTGAGGCTGTCCAGTGCGGCGAGTTGTTCGCGCTGGTGTTCGAGCTTGCGCTCGCGCTCGATTCGGTCGGTGACGTCCTCGATGACCCCCTCGACCGAGACGAGTTCTCCCGCCTCGAAGACGCCGCGACCGTAGTCTCTCACCCACCGGCGTTCGCCGTCGGCAGTCTCGATACGGTAGGTTTCGGAGAACGTCGATCCGCAATCTCCCCTCTGCTGGACAGCCTTCCACAGCGTTTCGCGGTCTCGTTGCAGCATCACGTCTTCACCCCACTCTACGTCGCCGCGCTCGAGCGTCTCGGGGTCGTAGCCAGTCAGCTCGTTGCAGGCGTCGCTGACGAACTCCATGGGCCAGCCGCGCTCGTTCCGACACCGATAGACCATCCCCGGGACGTTGTCGATCAACGACGACAGCCGCCGTTCACGCTCTTTTCGATCGGAGACGTCACGGAAGTACACCGAGAGCCCGCTTTCGGACGGATACGCCGTGACCTCGAGCCAGGCACCGGCTGCGTCGGAGTAGGCCTCGAATACGACCGACTCCTGGGTTCTCATCGCTCGCTCGTAGTGGTCCTCGAACGACCGGTCGAAGACCTCCCAGACGGCCGTCCCGAGCAGTTCCGCTCTCGTCTCTCCGAGGATCGCTACGGCGCGATCGTTGAGGTACGTGAACTGCCAGTCCTCGTCCAGCCCGTAGACGGCGTCGTCGATGCGGTCGAACACCTCCTCGAGTTCGGCCCGTAACTCGTCGCGCTGGCGCTCGAGTCGCCGTTGCGTTCGCGTGAGCGCGGTCACGTCTTTGCCGGCGACCACGACCCGTTCGACGTCCCCGTCGTCGTCGAAAAGCGGTGCAACGGTGAGCGAAACCCACCGACGGTCCCCGTCCGGTCCGTCGTGTTGAACGAGCCAGTCCGAAACCGTCTCCCCGGTCTCGATTACGTGTGGAACCGGGTGCTCCGACACGGGGATCGGCGTTCCGTCGGGGTCGTAGATGTCGAAGTCCTCGACGCCGAACTCGGAGACCGCTGACTCGTCGATTCCGAGTTGCTGTCTCGTCCGAGAGCTGATTCGCTCGACCGAGCCGTCGGGCCGGAAGACGGCGAGTCTGGCCGGGACGGTCTCTAAGAGCCGTTCCGTGAGATCGCGCTCGCGGCGGAGTTGACGTTCCCGTTGCTGGCGCTCGGTCGTGTCGCGGGTGATCGTCGCGTAGCCCCGAAGGTTCCCGGCTTCGTCGTGGATAGCCGTGATCGTGACGTCCGCCCAAAACCGCGACCCGTCCTCCCGAACGCGCCAGCCTTCCTCCTGTATCGAGCCGTGCTCGGCGGCGGCGTCTAAGTTCCGTTCGGGGACGCCGGCTTCGCGATCGTCGTCGGTGTAAAACGTCGACACGTGCTCGCCGCAGACGTCGTCGGACTCGTAGCCGTTGATCCGTTCGGCACCGGGGCTCCAGGTCTGGACGTGTCCCTCGGAATCGAGGGTGAAGATCGCGTACTCCTCGAGTGTGCCGACCAGCGAGGTGAACGTCTCGCGGTGTTTCTCGCGAGTCCGATCCGATCGTTTCCGGTCGGTGACGTCGTAGTAGAGTTCGATCCGACCACCCGCGTACTCGCCCGAGTCGATAGGCTTGCTCCGATATTCGAGCCAGCGTTCCTCGCGCTCGTCGCCGGCTGTCACGTGACACTCGAATCGTTCGGTGTACGTGTTGTCGTCGTACGTCGCCAGGACCGTCTCCGTAAACGCCGTCGGTGATTCGAAGACCGTAGCGATGTGCTCGTCGACGAGGCGGCGTTTGTCCCTGCCGAGGACCTGTTCGCGGTCGAGTCCGAAGTACCGTTCCGTCGCAGCGTTGGTCCAGGCGACGTCGAGCTGTTCGTCGAGGACGAAGATACCGACGTCGACGTCGTCGAGAACGTCGTCGACGAGCGACGCCGCGTCCGTCGAGCGGCCCGCAGACTCGGACGGTCGCCACCAGATGCGGGCGTTTGCGCCGACTTTCTTGGTTTCGAGTCGGTTCCGCTCGGCGAGTCGCTCCAGCCGATCGTACGTACTCCGTCGGCCGAGCTCGAGTCGGTCGGCCACCTCGGGAGTCGTCCGTGGCTCTCCGGAACCGTCGAAGACGGCGAGGGTTTCCTCGAGCGCGGCGGTCAACGATCCCGATTCCATTATCACGTGTATCGGATCCCGCGTCATCAACCTTCCGTCGACGGAGCCTTCGAGACGACCCGGGTACCGGTGTGACCGAGCGGCCGATTCACGACCGCCGGCATGACGTCTCATCGAACGGCATGGTCTCGACCGTTCCGCCGGGGCGAACCTAAACACTTCTAGTGAACCCTTAGTCGTGACGGGGTCCTGCTAGTTCGTACGCACCGGCCGCTCTTGGCCTGGATCGAAAATCTATGCTCCATCGATCGAACAATGGATCGGACGAACGCGCCGATGCGGTCGAACTGACGACGGACGAGTATCACGAACTGCTCGTGTCGAAACGGCGCCGACTGACGATCGACGTCCTCGGCGGAAACACCAGCTCGGTCGCTCTCGACGAGCTGGCGGCGGGGATCGTCGCACGAGAGGAGGGCATCGACGCTGCCAACGAAGACGCTGTCGAACGCGTGGCGATCGACCTCCACCACGTCCACCTTCCCAAGATGGACGAGTTGGGCCTGCTCGAGTACGACCCGGATTCGTGTCGGGTCGATCCCTCCGGCGTATCGATCGACGCCGGCTACGCGGATCGCGTCGGCCGCTAAGGCCCGCTCATCGATCGAACACGGTCTCGAAGAACTGCCGTTCGGCGGCCCGGAGATGCTGGGTGAACGTCGCCGACGTGATGTCGAGTCGCTCGGCGATCTCCTCGGCAGTGCTCGCACGCGGCCAGTCGAAATAGCCCGCGTAGACGGCGACCTCGAGGGCTTCGCGCTGTTTCTCGGTGAGGTTTTCGAGGATCGCCTGGTAGTCGAGCAGGTCGTCTGCGGTTCGTGTCACCGTCCGCTGGGCGACGTGGTCGGCGGCCGGACAGTGCTCCTCGATCGCGTCGATCAGCTGGCGTGCGTCGGCCCCGTGTGGGACCGTCGCGACGAACCGGAACTCGCCGTCGTCGATCGTGGCGGAGGCCAGCCTGCCACCCTGAGCTGCGAGGGTGTCGACCAACTCGAGGCCGGCCGTCGTCTTGGCCTCGAACTCGAACTCGTCGTAGCCGCCGGTGAGCAGGCGTACGCCGTCGACGAGGCTGGTGTCGGCGGCGACCTCCTGGAACTCCTCCCGAGGGAGATCCGACGCCGTTCCGTAGGCGAAGATGGCGTTCTCGCGTCCGTGGAGCTGTTCGACCTGGACCGTTCCGTCCCCCTCGTCTGCGAGCGCGATCAGCTCCTCGGCGACGCCCTCGAGCCGGAACTCGAGTTCGAGCGCCGAGTCGCTGACGAGCGCGTCCTTGCGTTCGATCGCGGCGATCGCGTGGCCGATGATGTCTCCCAGCCCGGCTAAGACCTCGAGTTCCGCACCCGTGAACGCGTTCGGTCGATCGGCGTAGACGTTCAAGATACCATAGCGGAGCCCTTCGTGAGTGATGGGAATAGTCGCCGACGATCGGAACCCTCGCTCGAGCGCCCGGTCACGCCAGGGTTCGAAGTCTGGATCCGTCTCGATGTCGCTGGCGATCTGGACCTCCCCCGTCCGTACCGCGGTTCCCGCCGGCCCGGCTCCGGTATCTCCCTCGTCCGCCGTGATAGTGACTTCCTCGAGGTAGCCCTCCGAGACGCCGGCAGACGCCGTCGGGACGATCTCCGTGCCGCCGCGTTCGAGCTGACCGATCCAGGCGAACCGATAGCGCTCGGCCTCGACGAGACGATCGCAGACGTGTTGTTCGAGCTCTGCCCGCGAGGACGTGGTGATGACGTCGTGGATGACGTCCTGGTTGATCTCGTTGAGCCGGTTGAGTGACGCGAGCTGTTGGCGTCGGCGCTCGCGGTCGCGTTTCTGCCTGTTGCGTTCGATGGCGTGTTGGATCGATCGGATCAACAGCTCGTCGGTCACCTCGTCTTTGACGAGGTAGTCCTGGGCGCCCTGTTCGATCGCCTGAAGCCCGATCTCCTGGTCGCGAACGCCGGTCAGGACGACGATCGGGGTCCACTCGACTGTCGCGAGCGTCTCACGAAGCGTCTCGAGCCCCTTGCTGTCGGGCAGGTTGAGATCGAGCAGTATCACGTCGACTGACGCCGACTCGAGGTGTTCGAGACCGTCCTCGAGTTGCGTCTCGTGGTCGACGACCGGTTCGGTCGTGGCCGTCTCGGAACCACCGGGCGCGACGCGTTGTCCGAGTTCCTCGGCGGTGGCGAGCATCTCCCGGATCAGCCTGGCATCGCCGGGGTTGTCCTCGATGAGGAGTACGTCGAGGCTCCCGGCGCTTCCGTCGTCGGTGGCATCTGTGACGTCGGCGTCT contains:
- a CDS encoding PAS domain S-box protein — protein: MESGSLTAALEETLAVFDGSGEPRTTPEVADRLELGRRSTYDRLERLAERNRLETKKVGANARIWWRPSESAGRSTDAASLVDDVLDDVDVGIFVLDEQLDVAWTNAATERYFGLDREQVLGRDKRRLVDEHIATVFESPTAFTETVLATYDDNTYTERFECHVTAGDEREERWLEYRSKPIDSGEYAGGRIELYYDVTDRKRSDRTREKHRETFTSLVGTLEEYAIFTLDSEGHVQTWSPGAERINGYESDDVCGEHVSTFYTDDDREAGVPERNLDAAAEHGSIQEEGWRVREDGSRFWADVTITAIHDEAGNLRGYATITRDTTERQQRERQLRRERDLTERLLETVPARLAVFRPDGSVERISSRTRQQLGIDESAVSEFGVEDFDIYDPDGTPIPVSEHPVPHVIETGETVSDWLVQHDGPDGDRRWVSLTVAPLFDDDGDVERVVVAGKDVTALTRTQRRLERQRDELRAELEEVFDRIDDAVYGLDEDWQFTYLNDRAVAILGETRAELLGTAVWEVFDRSFEDHYERAMRTQESVVFEAYSDAAGAWLEVTAYPSESGLSVYFRDVSDRKERERRLSSLIDNVPGMVYRCRNERGWPMEFVSDACNELTGYDPETLERGDVEWGEDVMLQRDRETLWKAVQQRGDCGSTFSETYRIETADGERRWVRDYGRGVFEAGELVSVEGVIEDVTDRIERERKLEHQREQLAALDSLNQVVSEITDAVIGQSTREEIEETVCTHLAESDSYLFAWIGDVDAATQTVNLRTEAGVEGYLDGITISVDPDDERSKGPTGRAFRTGEMQTTHDVDAESRHDPWRDHIEPYGFRSSAAIPISHDGALYGTLNVYAERLRAFEGREGELIGQLGQVVGHAIAAAERKRALMSDELVELKFRIQDIFEAFGVPGETDGRITIEHAVPVGDDEFLVYGTATPDAVDTLDGLVETRSHWESVTVTVRSEGDPASFELRLTDPPVLSLVASLGGYIERAVFEDGDYQMTIHLAPSADVRRIIDAVETTYPQAEMLRRQQISRPRDASQHATRRLASGLTDRQRTTLDVAYHAGFFEWPRETSGEEVAESLGVAPSTFHQHLRKAEQKVFDSLFSTATLEEPRTT
- a CDS encoding RNA 2'-phosphotransferase; this translates as MTEPIYACEDHGFYEGTDCPICGSSGTSLLSGGRRRTLSKYLSGALRHYPDNAGLELDGRGWTDDDDLVAAACRRYAWVRPEHVEAVIATDPKGRFEWTGADDGGTERVRAAYGHSVDVDLEPTDAPVPDDLYHGTASDNLESILEEGLRPMARQRVHLSHSPASARRVGRRHTDDPVLLVVDAAAMLADGRRIAKRGRETYTTEWVPPAYLAVADERSETDPDP
- a CDS encoding DUF7344 domain-containing protein: MLHRSNNGSDERADAVELTTDEYHELLVSKRRRLTIDVLGGNTSSVALDELAAGIVAREEGIDAANEDAVERVAIDLHHVHLPKMDELGLLEYDPDSCRVDPSGVSIDAGYADRVGR
- a CDS encoding cold-shock protein encodes the protein MAEGNVDFFNDTGGYGFISTDDADDDVFFHMEDVGGPDLEEGTDVEFSIEQAPKGPRATNVTRL
- a CDS encoding L-aspartate oxidase; the protein is MTSTDPETTDVLVVGSGIAGCAAALAAAREGADVLVLTKATRPEDASTDWAQGGISTTRGDPEGFKEDILAASDDTAEEDAIDVLLAEADDAIEDVLLETLEIPFDETEDGDDFDYTREAGHSMRRILHVDAETGTHILRPFLASLDDHDRIEIRQDTAALELVTDEGRVHGVLSDEKPTGHPIYAGTTILATGGVGALYPRSTNPDDATGDGIAMAALAGADVRDLEYVQFHPTAYDGEDPFLLSEAIRGEGAVLRNGDGERFMPEYHPDADLAPRDVVSRAVAREREATGEVVLDVSPLEDGFAAEFPTIAETCRDRGIEGEQIPVAPCEHFLCGGIDVDEYGRTTLDRLYAVGECSRTGVHGANRLASTSLLEGLVWGLRAGEDAVGRESEVVDAPDLRNSDPALPERFAAEKFTRLRKTMDEYLGLERDPDRVSRAGAVLRRLKGEVDAYVRTRTSRELYELRHATVTALLITRAAAENTESAGCHRVSEDTGATAD
- the nadC gene encoding carboxylating nicotinate-nucleotide diphosphorylase, yielding MLTDTQIERWLREDVGHHDVTNDVPGETTGRLVAKEGGVVAGLEAAVAVFEYLGVTTDDSLTDGTRIEAGDELLRVTGPARAVLRGERVAVNLVGHASGVASRTRRAVDAANEDVRIAATRKTTPGLRGLEKRAVVAGGGDTHRLDLSHMVMVKDNHVAELGLEEAVSHFRKRVSFATKIEVEVETVGDAPRAAEAGADVVLLDNMSPEDVREAVDALEAYDGVLAEASGGITVADVPAYAATGVDVISMGSLTHSAPSLDCSFYTDM
- a CDS encoding bacterio-opsin activator domain-containing protein, which produces MRDADVTDATDDGSAGSLDVLLIEDNPGDARLIREMLATAEELGQRVAPGGSETATTEPVVDHETQLEDGLEHLESASVDVILLDLNLPDSKGLETLRETLATVEWTPIVVLTGVRDQEIGLQAIEQGAQDYLVKDEVTDELLIRSIQHAIERNRQKRDRERRRQQLASLNRLNEINQDVIHDVITTSSRAELEQHVCDRLVEAERYRFAWIGQLERGGTEIVPTASAGVSEGYLEEVTITADEGDTGAGPAGTAVRTGEVQIASDIETDPDFEPWRDRALERGFRSSATIPITHEGLRYGILNVYADRPNAFTGAELEVLAGLGDIIGHAIAAIERKDALVSDSALELEFRLEGVAEELIALADEGDGTVQVEQLHGRENAIFAYGTASDLPREEFQEVAADTSLVDGVRLLTGGYDEFEFEAKTTAGLELVDTLAAQGGRLASATIDDGEFRFVATVPHGADARQLIDAIEEHCPAADHVAQRTVTRTADDLLDYQAILENLTEKQREALEVAVYAGYFDWPRASTAEEIAERLDITSATFTQHLRAAERQFFETVFDR